The nucleotide sequence CTTAGTTCAGGAATTGCAGCAGTTCGTCGCGGCAGATCGGCAGGCTGCGGACGCTCATGCCTTCGAGGCTGACGAAACTGGCGAAGGTGCGGATGGGCTGGCGGTGCAGCAGCGCGTAGATGTACTGGCCGACGACAGCGGCCATCCAGTCGTTGATGAGTACATCTTGCGCGCCGCGCAGCACAAGTTCGGCGCAAGAGATGTCGGGTTCCGGGGCTGGCGCTTCCGGCTCCAGCAGTGCCGGGAACAGCAGCCCCTCTTTCGGCAGATAGGCGTATTTGCCGTCTCTACCGTCGATGTGCCGCTGCATCAGGTCAACGTCGCCCGTGTTGCCGATCACGACCTGCCCGCCGTCGCGATAATTGCCCGCGCCGATCAGCACGCTGGAGATGCCATGCAGCTCGCGCCGCGCCAAGTGGTTGTCGACGCAGCTGATCACAAGCTGCGAGCCGGAGCGGTCGAAGTGCCGTTCGGCGCTGACCGGCTCAGGGATCCACGCGATGTCGAGGCCGAGCGCCATGTTCAGCCGTTGGCCGACGACCTCTGCTTTGTGCAGACCAAGCGCCGCATCGGCCGCTGTGAAGAGCTGCCGGCCGACGTTCTTCTCCTCGACAATGTCGGGATCGATCAGGGTGATGCGCGGCGCGTGCAGCCGGACGCGGCGCATGTCGTAGACGATCCGCGCGACCGTGCGGGCGACCTGCGCGCCGGTCCCGCCGCAGCCAACGATC is from Candidatus Flexicrinis proximus and encodes:
- a CDS encoding ThiF family adenylyltransferase; translated protein: MNCFDPNMHIQSVVIVGCGGTGAQVARTVARIVYDMRRVRLHAPRITLIDPDIVEEKNVGRQLFTAADAALGLHKAEVVGQRLNMALGLDIAWIPEPVSAERHFDRSGSQLVISCVDNHLARRELHGISSVLIGAGNYRDGGQVVIGNTGDVDLMQRHIDGRDGKYAYLPKEGLLFPALLEPEAPAPEPDISCAELVLRGAQDVLINDWMAAVVGQYIYALLHRQPIRTFASFVSLEGMSVRSLPICRDELLQFLN